From the genome of Chania multitudinisentens RB-25, one region includes:
- the priA gene encoding primosomal protein N' produces MPVVQVALPVPLARTFDYLLPEGLQPVTGARVCVPWGKQRAIGIVTGCSATSELPLEKLKPIDSLLDNNSLFSPSLWRILLWAVEYYHYPIGEVLFHALPILLRQGKPAETAPLWQWFATEQGRATPPESLKRAPKQQQALAALLQRPVYRHQVSELELTDSALQALRAKGLADLQAQVLAMQDWRPNFAVLGERLRLNTEQATAVGAIRSEDEHFAAWLLAGVTGSGKTEVYLSVLENILATGKQALVLVPEIGLTPQTIARFRERFNAPVEVLHSGLNDSERLAVWLRARSGEAAIVIGTRSALFTPFLHLGVIIIDEEHDSSYKQQEGWRYHARDLAVFRAHTEDIPMVMGSATPALETLHNVQLGKYRQLKLNQRAGNAKPANQHLIDLKGLPLKFGLSQPLLKSMQHHLNNGNQVMLFLNRRGYAPALLCHECGWIAECQRCDHYYTIHQNHRQLRCHHCDSQRPVPHQCPQCGSTHLVSVGVGTEQLENELAPLFPTTAITRIDRDTTSRKGSLEQHLADIHRGGPRILIGTQMLAKGHHFPDVTLVALLDVDGALFSADFRSAERFAQLYTQVSGRAGRAGKQGEVLLQTHHPEHPLLQILLQQGYDAFAKQTLAERDSVFLPPYTSHIIVRSEDHDNQQAPLFLQQLRNLLEASPLKDNSLWVMGPVPALQSKRGGRFRWQLLLQHPSRRLLQHLMKTTLPLINTLPQARKVKWMLDIDPIDS; encoded by the coding sequence ATGCCCGTTGTACAGGTCGCTTTACCGGTTCCCCTCGCCCGTACCTTTGATTATCTGCTGCCTGAAGGTTTGCAGCCGGTTACTGGTGCGCGCGTTTGCGTGCCCTGGGGAAAGCAACGGGCGATCGGTATTGTCACCGGTTGCAGCGCCACCAGCGAACTGCCACTGGAAAAACTGAAACCCATCGACAGCCTGCTGGACAACAACTCGCTGTTTTCCCCCAGCCTATGGCGCATTCTGCTGTGGGCCGTGGAATACTACCATTATCCCATTGGTGAAGTGCTGTTCCACGCGCTGCCGATCCTGCTGCGCCAGGGTAAACCGGCAGAAACCGCGCCACTGTGGCAATGGTTTGCCACCGAGCAGGGGCGCGCCACTCCACCGGAAAGCCTTAAACGAGCGCCCAAGCAACAGCAGGCGCTGGCGGCACTGCTGCAACGTCCGGTATATCGCCACCAGGTTAGCGAACTGGAACTGACCGACAGCGCCCTGCAAGCCTTGCGCGCCAAAGGATTAGCCGATCTCCAGGCTCAGGTTTTAGCAATGCAGGATTGGCGACCAAACTTTGCCGTCCTTGGTGAACGGCTGCGGCTCAATACCGAGCAGGCCACCGCGGTGGGTGCTATCCGCAGTGAAGACGAGCATTTCGCCGCTTGGCTGCTGGCAGGGGTGACGGGTTCCGGCAAAACCGAAGTTTATCTCAGCGTGTTGGAAAACATTCTGGCAACAGGCAAACAGGCACTGGTGCTGGTGCCGGAAATCGGCCTGACGCCACAAACCATTGCCCGCTTCCGTGAACGATTCAATGCGCCGGTTGAGGTACTGCATTCAGGCCTGAACGACAGCGAACGGCTGGCCGTTTGGCTGCGCGCACGCAGCGGTGAAGCAGCCATTGTCATCGGCACCCGTTCGGCGCTGTTCACTCCGTTTTTGCACCTTGGAGTGATCATCATTGATGAAGAACACGACAGTTCCTATAAACAGCAGGAAGGCTGGCGTTACCACGCTCGCGACCTGGCAGTGTTCCGTGCTCACACAGAAGATATTCCGATGGTGATGGGTTCTGCCACACCGGCGCTGGAAACGCTGCATAACGTACAATTGGGAAAATATCGTCAGCTTAAACTGAACCAGCGTGCGGGTAATGCCAAGCCCGCCAACCAGCACCTTATTGACTTGAAAGGATTGCCGCTGAAATTTGGGCTTTCTCAACCGCTGCTGAAAAGCATGCAACACCACTTAAACAACGGCAATCAGGTCATGCTGTTCCTTAACCGCCGTGGCTACGCACCTGCGCTATTGTGCCACGAATGCGGCTGGATCGCTGAATGCCAGCGCTGCGACCACTACTATACGATTCATCAGAATCACCGCCAGCTGCGTTGCCACCATTGCGATAGCCAGCGTCCGGTGCCACACCAGTGCCCGCAGTGCGGCTCAACGCACCTGGTTTCCGTTGGTGTCGGTACCGAGCAGTTGGAAAATGAACTGGCACCGTTATTCCCAACAACAGCCATTACGCGTATCGATCGCGATACCACCAGCCGCAAAGGCTCTTTGGAGCAACATCTGGCAGATATCCACCGTGGCGGCCCACGTATTCTGATTGGCACTCAAATGCTGGCAAAGGGCCACCATTTCCCCGATGTCACCTTGGTCGCACTGCTGGATGTCGATGGTGCCCTATTTTCTGCCGATTTCCGCTCTGCCGAGCGTTTTGCCCAACTGTATACCCAAGTTTCCGGGCGGGCCGGGCGAGCAGGCAAACAGGGTGAGGTGCTATTGCAAACCCATCATCCAGAACATCCGCTACTACAGATTCTGCTACAGCAAGGCTACGATGCCTTTGCCAAACAAACACTGGCAGAGCGCGACAGCGTATTTCTACCACCTTATACCAGCCACATCATCGTCCGTTCGGAAGATCACGATAATCAGCAGGCTCCGCTATTCCTGCAACAGCTACGCAACCTGCTGGAAGCCAGCCCGCTGAAAGACAACTCGTTGTGGGTCATGGGGCCAGTCCCCGCATTGCAATCAAAACGCGGCGGCCGTTTCCGCTGGCAGTTGTTATTGCAACATCCTTCCCGGCGTTTACTTCAACACTTGATGAAAACCACACTGCCGCTGATTAACACCCTGCCACAGGCACGAAAAGTGAAGTGGATGCTGGACATCGACCCTATCGACAGTTAA
- the metB gene encoding cystathionine gamma-synthase yields MTRKQATIAVRSGLNDDEQYGCVVPPIHLSSTYNFTDFNQPRAHDYSRRGNPTRDVVQRALAELEGGAGAVMTGSGMSAIHLVTTVLLKPGDLLVAPHDCYGGSYRLFDSLSKRGAYRVLFVDQSNEAALQQALAQKPKLVLIESPSNPLLRVVDIAAICHAAHEAGALTVVDNTFLSPALQQPLALGADLVVHSCTKYLNGHSDVVAGAVIAKDQELAVELAWWANNIGVTGAAFDSYLLLRGIRTLSPRIKAAQHNAGAIVSYLQQQPLVKKLYHPSLPENPGHEIARRQQSGFGAMLSFELDGDEALLRRFLSALELFTLAESLGGVESLISHAATMTHAGMAPEARVAAGISESLLRISVGIEDSDDLIADLEQAFQAAATR; encoded by the coding sequence ATGACGCGTAAACAAGCCACTATTGCCGTGCGTAGCGGTCTGAATGATGACGAACAGTATGGCTGCGTCGTCCCACCGATCCATCTGTCGAGTACCTATAACTTCACCGATTTCAACCAGCCCCGTGCCCATGACTATTCACGCCGTGGTAACCCGACGCGCGATGTAGTACAGCGTGCGTTAGCGGAATTGGAAGGGGGAGCGGGTGCGGTGATGACCGGCAGTGGTATGTCTGCGATTCATCTGGTAACCACTGTGTTGCTGAAACCGGGCGATCTGCTGGTGGCTCCGCACGACTGTTATGGTGGTAGCTATCGCTTGTTCGATAGCCTGAGTAAGCGCGGTGCCTATCGGGTATTGTTTGTTGACCAAAGTAATGAAGCCGCGCTGCAACAAGCGCTGGCGCAGAAACCGAAACTGGTACTGATTGAGAGCCCGAGCAACCCGTTGTTGCGTGTCGTGGATATTGCGGCAATCTGTCACGCAGCACATGAAGCGGGCGCGCTCACGGTAGTGGATAACACCTTCCTTAGCCCGGCATTGCAGCAACCGCTCGCGCTGGGAGCCGATCTGGTTGTACATTCCTGTACCAAATACCTCAATGGCCATTCTGATGTGGTCGCCGGTGCGGTGATTGCCAAAGATCAGGAACTGGCCGTAGAACTGGCGTGGTGGGCTAATAATATTGGTGTTACCGGTGCCGCGTTCGACAGCTACCTGCTATTGCGTGGCATACGTACTCTGTCACCACGCATCAAGGCGGCACAGCACAACGCCGGAGCCATTGTCAGTTATTTACAACAGCAACCGCTGGTCAAAAAGTTGTATCATCCTTCTCTGCCAGAAAACCCAGGCCATGAAATCGCACGCCGTCAGCAGAGTGGATTCGGTGCCATGCTCAGTTTTGAACTGGATGGTGACGAAGCGTTATTACGCCGTTTTCTCTCGGCTCTGGAGCTGTTCACATTGGCGGAATCATTGGGTGGTGTAGAAAGCCTGATCTCACATGCCGCGACCATGACTCATGCCGGTATGGCACCAGAAGCACGTGTCGCAGCGGGTATTTCTGAAAGCCTGCTGCGTATTTCTGTGGGTATTGAAGACAGTGATGATTTGATTGCCGATCTGGAACAAGCCTTCCAGGCGGCGGCAACGAGGTAA
- the cytR gene encoding DNA-binding transcriptional regulator CytR, whose protein sequence is MEHKKELSMATMKDVAEMAGVSTATVSRALMNPEKVSTPTRQKVEQAVLAVGYSPHALSRNIKRNESRTILVIVPNICDPFFADVIQGIEQTAAQQGYLVLIGDCAQQNQQERTFVNLIITKQIDGMLLLGSNLPFDASKEEQRNLPPMVMANEFAPELELPTVHIDNLTASFEAVHYLHQLGHKQIACVAGPEQMPLSHYRLQGYIQALRRNGISVESSYITRGDFTYEAGAQALISLMALPKPPTAIFCHSDVMAIGVLSQAKKLGLRVPQDLSIVGFDDIKLAQYCDPPLTTVAQPRFQIGQQAMLLLLEQLHGQTVNSGSRLLDSELIIRGSTAAPKR, encoded by the coding sequence TTGGAACACAAGAAAGAATTATCCATGGCGACCATGAAAGACGTTGCCGAAATGGCCGGTGTTTCAACGGCAACCGTATCACGTGCGCTGATGAATCCAGAAAAGGTGTCAACGCCAACACGGCAGAAAGTGGAACAGGCCGTATTAGCCGTGGGCTACTCTCCCCATGCCCTGTCACGCAATATCAAACGCAATGAATCCCGTACTATCTTGGTGATCGTCCCCAATATCTGCGATCCATTTTTTGCCGACGTGATCCAAGGGATCGAGCAAACGGCAGCACAGCAGGGTTATCTGGTGTTGATCGGCGACTGTGCGCAGCAGAATCAGCAAGAGCGCACTTTCGTCAACCTGATTATCACCAAACAAATTGACGGTATGCTGCTGCTCGGTTCCAATCTGCCGTTTGATGCCAGTAAGGAAGAACAGCGCAACCTGCCACCTATGGTCATGGCTAACGAATTTGCACCGGAGTTGGAATTACCCACGGTTCACATCGACAACCTGACCGCTTCCTTCGAAGCCGTGCATTATCTGCACCAGCTTGGTCATAAGCAGATCGCCTGCGTAGCAGGGCCAGAACAGATGCCGCTCAGCCATTATCGGTTACAGGGGTACATACAGGCGCTACGCCGTAATGGTATTAGCGTCGAAAGCAGCTATATTACTCGGGGTGATTTTACCTACGAAGCGGGCGCTCAGGCGCTGATATCGCTGATGGCTCTGCCAAAACCCCCGACAGCCATTTTTTGTCACAGTGATGTTATGGCTATCGGTGTATTGTCTCAGGCCAAAAAGCTGGGTTTACGAGTACCGCAAGATCTCTCCATCGTTGGCTTTGACGATATCAAGCTGGCACAGTATTGTGATCCGCCATTAACCACCGTGGCCCAGCCCCGCTTCCAGATCGGGCAGCAAGCTATGCTATTGTTGCTGGAACAGTTACACGGGCAAACAGTGAACAGCGGTTCCCGGCTTTTAGACAGCGAATTGATTATCAGAGGCAGCACTGCGGCCCCGAAACGCTAG
- a CDS encoding bifunctional aspartate kinase/homoserine dehydrogenase II, producing MNAIAVAGAVSGRQLHKFGGSSLADVKCYLRVAGIMAEYGQPGDMMVVSAAGATTNQLINWLKLSQSDRLSAYQVQQTLRRYHSELIGGLLPPETAEPLIAEFIRDLERLAVLLDGKIDDVVYAEVVGHGEIWSARLMAAVLNQLDMQAAWLDARDFLRAERAAQPQVDEGRSYPLLQQLLVQHPGKRLVVTGFISRNDAGETVLLGRNGSDYSATQIGALAGVARVTIWSDVAGVYSADPRKVKDACLLPLLRLDEASELARLAAPVLHTRTLQPVSGSDIDLQLRCSYQPEQGSTRIERVLASGTGAKIVTSHDDVCLIEFSVAPQHDFKLAQKELGLVLKRAQIKPLAVGVHPDRNLIQLCYTSEVVSSVLRILQEAVLPGELQLREGLALVALVGAGVCKNPLHSHRFYQQLNDQPVEFIWQAEDDISLVAVLRQGPTSLLIQGLHQTLFRAEKRIGLVLLGKGNIGSRWLELFAREQKNLSARSGFEFTLAGVVDSRRSLLNYDGLDASRALAFFEAEAQELDEESLFLWMRAHPFDDLVVLDVTASENLAEQYLDFASYGFHVISANKLAGASCSDNYRQIRDAFAKTGRHWLYNATVGAGLPVNHAVRDLRDSGDSILALSGIFSGTLSWLFLQFDGTVPFTELVEQAWQQGLTEPDPRVDLSGQDVMRKLVILAREAGYDIEPNQVRVESLVPVGAEQGSIDQFFENGDALNQQMLQRFEAASEMGLVLRHVARFDANGKARVGVEAVRPEHPLASLLPCDNVFAIESRWYRDNPLVIRGPGAGRDVTAGAIQSDLNRLAQLL from the coding sequence ATGAATGCAATTGCGGTAGCAGGGGCGGTGAGTGGGCGTCAACTGCACAAATTTGGTGGCAGTAGCCTGGCTGATGTGAAGTGTTATCTACGGGTGGCTGGAATTATGGCCGAATACGGCCAGCCGGGTGATATGATGGTGGTTTCAGCGGCGGGTGCTACCACTAACCAATTGATTAACTGGCTAAAGTTGAGCCAGAGCGATCGTCTTTCTGCCTATCAGGTGCAGCAAACGCTGCGCCGTTATCACAGCGAGTTGATTGGTGGATTGCTGCCGCCGGAAACCGCTGAACCGCTGATTGCTGAATTCATCCGCGATCTTGAGCGCCTGGCGGTATTGCTGGACGGTAAGATCGATGATGTGGTGTATGCCGAAGTGGTTGGCCACGGTGAAATCTGGTCGGCACGCCTGATGGCGGCGGTGCTGAACCAATTGGATATGCAGGCTGCATGGTTGGATGCGCGCGATTTTCTGCGTGCTGAACGTGCGGCGCAGCCACAGGTAGACGAAGGCCGTTCTTACCCTTTGTTGCAGCAACTGCTGGTGCAGCATCCGGGCAAACGCCTGGTGGTGACGGGCTTTATTTCACGTAACGACGCTGGTGAAACCGTGCTGTTGGGGCGTAATGGCAGCGATTACTCCGCCACGCAGATTGGGGCATTGGCCGGTGTGGCGCGTGTCACTATCTGGAGTGACGTGGCCGGGGTGTATAGTGCCGATCCGCGTAAGGTAAAAGATGCCTGCCTATTGCCGTTATTGCGCCTGGATGAAGCCAGTGAACTGGCTCGCTTGGCGGCACCGGTACTGCATACCCGCACGCTGCAACCCGTTTCTGGCAGTGATATCGATCTGCAACTGCGTTGCAGTTATCAACCGGAACAGGGGTCGACACGTATCGAACGTGTGCTGGCTTCTGGCACCGGTGCTAAAATTGTCACTAGCCATGATGATGTTTGCCTGATCGAGTTCAGCGTGGCCCCACAGCATGACTTTAAACTGGCGCAAAAAGAGCTGGGTTTGGTGCTGAAACGCGCGCAGATCAAACCGCTGGCCGTCGGTGTCCACCCCGATCGTAACCTGATTCAACTGTGCTATACCTCGGAAGTAGTGAGCAGCGTGTTGCGTATTTTGCAAGAGGCGGTGTTACCGGGTGAACTGCAACTGCGGGAAGGCTTGGCGCTGGTGGCGCTGGTTGGAGCCGGAGTTTGCAAGAATCCATTACACAGCCACCGTTTCTACCAACAGTTGAACGATCAGCCGGTCGAGTTCATCTGGCAGGCAGAAGATGATATCAGCCTGGTGGCGGTGCTGCGCCAAGGGCCAACCAGTTTGTTGATTCAGGGGCTGCATCAAACACTGTTCCGCGCAGAAAAACGCATCGGTCTGGTGCTGCTTGGCAAAGGGAATATTGGTTCACGCTGGTTGGAATTATTTGCTCGCGAACAAAAAAACCTCTCGGCACGCAGTGGTTTTGAATTCACGCTGGCAGGCGTGGTGGATAGCCGCCGCAGCCTGTTGAATTACGACGGACTGGATGCCAGCCGTGCACTGGCGTTCTTTGAAGCGGAAGCCCAGGAACTGGATGAGGAATCGCTGTTTCTGTGGATGCGTGCTCATCCGTTTGACGATTTGGTGGTCCTTGACGTGACCGCCAGTGAAAATCTGGCGGAACAATATCTGGATTTTGCCAGCTACGGCTTCCATGTCATCAGCGCCAACAAATTAGCGGGGGCTTCGTGCAGTGATAACTACCGCCAGATTCGTGATGCGTTCGCCAAAACTGGCCGCCATTGGTTGTATAACGCCACCGTTGGCGCGGGTTTGCCGGTGAACCATGCGGTGCGCGATCTGCGTGACAGCGGTGATAGTATTTTGGCTCTCAGCGGTATTTTCTCCGGCACGCTGTCTTGGCTGTTTCTACAGTTTGACGGTACTGTGCCGTTCACCGAACTGGTGGAGCAGGCCTGGCAACAAGGTCTGACGGAGCCGGACCCGCGTGTGGATCTTTCTGGGCAGGATGTGATGCGCAAGCTGGTGATTCTGGCGCGTGAAGCTGGCTACGATATTGAACCGAATCAGGTGCGGGTGGAGTCTCTGGTGCCTGTAGGGGCTGAGCAAGGTTCTATCGATCAGTTCTTTGAAAATGGCGATGCGCTGAACCAGCAAATGCTGCAACGTTTCGAAGCGGCCAGCGAAATGGGGCTGGTGCTGCGCCATGTAGCACGTTTTGATGCTAACGGTAAGGCACGCGTCGGTGTGGAGGCTGTGCGCCCTGAGCACCCATTAGCCTCGCTGTTACCGTGCGACAACGTGTTTGCCATTGAAAGCCGCTGGTATCGTGATAATCCACTGGTGATCCGTGGGCCAGGGGCGGGGCGCGATGTGACCGCCGGAGCGATTCAGTCTGACCTTAACCGATTGGCACAGTTGCTTTAA
- a CDS encoding YdgH/BhsA/McbA-like domain containing protein → MNKLKTISSAIIISLITFNAFAATSVDTQTSYRLNKVGVVSASDATSLNELELIVKEKAEKAGADFYRIKSIQGNNKLHGIADIYR, encoded by the coding sequence ATGAATAAGTTAAAAACTATATCATCTGCAATTATTATTAGCCTCATCACATTTAATGCTTTTGCAGCAACCAGTGTTGACACTCAAACATCATATCGTCTGAATAAGGTAGGGGTGGTATCCGCAAGCGATGCTACAAGCTTAAATGAATTAGAGCTGATAGTAAAAGAGAAAGCAGAAAAGGCAGGTGCTGACTTCTACCGCATCAAGTCTATTCAAGGGAACAATAAACTACACGGCATAGCAGATATTTATCGTTAA
- the metJ gene encoding met regulon transcriptional regulator MetJ: protein MAEWNGEYVSPYAEHGKKSEQVKKITVSIPLKVLKILTDERTRRQVNNLRHATNSELLCEAFLHAFTGQPLPNDEDLRKERSDEIPEAAKVLMRELGVDPDTWDY from the coding sequence ATGGCTGAGTGGAACGGCGAGTATGTCAGCCCTTACGCTGAACACGGTAAAAAAAGCGAGCAAGTAAAAAAAATCACGGTATCCATTCCGCTGAAAGTTTTAAAGATTCTGACTGATGAGCGAACCCGTCGCCAGGTCAATAACCTGCGTCACGCAACCAACAGCGAATTACTGTGTGAAGCGTTCTTGCATGCTTTTACTGGCCAACCGTTGCCAAACGATGAAGACCTGCGCAAAGAGCGCAGCGATGAAATACCAGAAGCCGCGAAAGTGTTGATGCGTGAATTGGGTGTTGATCCTGATACCTGGGATTATTGA
- a CDS encoding DoxX family protein: MHLKIMHYLISHQKSKTIPLFLFRISIGAFFFSSGFGKLFIPKNQMVMLETMIHAGIPYPNIMAVVVAGLETFGGFLLILGFFSRFFSLILFTISLTALLTVGLGQIPPGLNFLGWYSWLFYLPETLYMLILASLMIEGGGKFSLDSIISNKLSQPISATTPLKSEQPENC, from the coding sequence ATGCATTTAAAAATTATGCATTATTTAATTTCCCACCAAAAATCAAAAACTATCCCTCTCTTCCTATTCCGTATTTCTATCGGGGCATTCTTTTTTTCTTCCGGCTTTGGAAAACTATTCATTCCTAAAAACCAGATGGTCATGCTCGAAACCATGATTCATGCGGGAATTCCATATCCCAATATTATGGCCGTCGTTGTCGCCGGTTTAGAAACTTTCGGTGGTTTCTTGTTGATACTGGGCTTCTTCTCCCGCTTCTTCAGCCTCATCCTGTTTACCATCAGCCTGACGGCGTTGCTCACCGTAGGCTTGGGTCAAATTCCCCCAGGGTTAAACTTCCTTGGTTGGTATAGTTGGCTATTCTACCTGCCAGAAACCCTTTATATGTTAATACTGGCATCATTGATGATTGAAGGCGGAGGAAAGTTCAGTCTTGATTCCATCATCAGTAACAAGCTGAGCCAGCCAATTTCCGCGACCACCCCATTAAAATCCGAGCAGCCTGAAAATTGCTGA
- the rpmE gene encoding 50S ribosomal protein L31 produces the protein MQQGIHPKYEEVTANCSCGNVIKIRSTVGHDLNLDVCGECHPFYTGKQRDVATGGRVDRFNKRFSVPGSKK, from the coding sequence ATGCAACAAGGTATCCACCCAAAATACGAAGAAGTTACTGCTAACTGCTCTTGCGGTAACGTGATCAAAATCCGCTCTACCGTGGGCCACGATCTGAACCTGGACGTTTGTGGCGAATGCCACCCGTTCTACACAGGCAAGCAGCGTGATGTTGCTACCGGTGGCCGCGTTGACCGCTTCAACAAGCGTTTCAGTGTGCCAGGCTCTAAGAAATAA
- the metF gene encoding methylenetetrahydrofolate reductase: MSFFHANQREALNQNLAELSGQINVSFEFFPPRTREMEDTLWQSIDRLSSLKPKFVSVTYGANSGERDRTHSIIKGIKERTGLDAAPHLTCIDASPAQLRDIASDYWNSGIRHIVALRGDLPPDGGKPEMYAADLVTLLKDVGDFDISVAAYPEVHPEAKSAQADLINLKRKIDAGANRAITQFFFDVESYLRFRDRCVAAGIDVEIVPGILPVSNFKQLQRFATMTNVRVPSWMNSMFAGLDDDPETRKMVGANIAMDMVKILSREGVKDFHFYTLNRAEMSYAICHTLGVRPAVI; the protein is encoded by the coding sequence ATGAGTTTTTTTCACGCAAACCAGCGGGAAGCGCTGAATCAGAATCTGGCGGAGTTAAGCGGCCAGATTAATGTGTCGTTCGAGTTTTTCCCGCCGCGTACCCGCGAAATGGAAGATACCCTGTGGCAGTCGATTGATCGTCTAAGCAGCCTCAAACCCAAATTTGTCTCTGTTACTTACGGGGCCAATTCTGGTGAGCGCGATCGTACCCACAGCATCATCAAAGGGATTAAAGAGCGTACCGGTCTGGATGCGGCTCCGCACCTGACCTGTATTGATGCCAGCCCAGCACAGTTGCGTGATATTGCGAGTGATTACTGGAACAGCGGTATTCGTCATATTGTTGCTCTGCGTGGTGATTTGCCACCGGATGGCGGCAAGCCAGAAATGTATGCCGCCGATTTGGTTACCTTGCTGAAAGATGTCGGTGATTTTGATATTTCTGTAGCGGCTTATCCTGAAGTCCACCCGGAAGCGAAAAGCGCACAGGCCGATTTGATCAACCTGAAGCGCAAAATTGATGCCGGCGCTAACCGTGCGATCACCCAGTTTTTCTTTGATGTGGAAAGTTATCTGCGTTTCCGCGATCGCTGTGTCGCAGCTGGCATTGATGTGGAAATTGTGCCGGGTATCCTGCCAGTCTCCAACTTTAAGCAACTACAACGTTTTGCCACCATGACTAACGTGCGGGTGCCAAGCTGGATGAACAGCATGTTTGCCGGGCTGGATGATGACCCAGAAACCCGCAAAATGGTGGGGGCCAATATCGCGATGGATATGGTGAAGATCCTCAGCCGTGAAGGGGTGAAGGATTTCCATTTCTATACGCTGAATCGTGCGGAAATGAGTTATGCCATCTGCCACACCTTAGGAGTACGGCCTGCGGTAATTTAG